The following DNA comes from Phytohabitans rumicis.
TTTCGGTGGAGATCGCGGTGCTCGCACCGGCGTTCCTGCTGCTTGTCGTGCTCGCCGCGGTGGCCGGGCGCACCGCCATCGCGCAGAACGCCGTCGACCTGGCCGCACACGAGGCCGCCCGGACCGCGTCGCTGGCGCGTACGGCCGCCACCGCCGAGGTGCAGGGCGAGGCGGCGGCCAACGCCACCCTCGCCGAGCAGGGGCTCGACTGCGGCAACAGCCTCGTCGTGGAGGTGAACACGTCCGGGTTCGCCGCCGACCTGGGCGAGCCGGCCACCGTCACCGCGACGGTGACCTGCGACGTGTCGCTCGCCGACCTCGCCATGCCCGGGGTGCCCGGCAGCAAGACCGTGCAGGCGACGTACGTCTCGCCGCTGGACCGGTACCGGAGCCGCGGATGAGGGCGCGCCTGGGTGACGACCGCGGCCGGGTCAGCATCTTCCTGGCCGTGGCCCTCGGCGGCATGCTGATCATCATCGGCCTGGCGTACGACGGCGCGGGGCACCTCGGCGCGTTGCAGCGCGCGCACAACCTGGCCGCCGAGGCCGCTCGGGCGGGCGGCCAGTCGATCGACCGGGCGCAAGCCATCGAGGGCGGTCCCACCGAGATCAACGAGGCCGAGGCGGTCGCCGCGGTCGACGCGTACCGGACGGCCGCCGGCGTGAGCGGGCCGCCGCCGACGTTCTCCACCGGCCCCAACGGCGAACCGCTCATCCAGGTGCAGGTCATCGTCACGTACGACAACAAGTTTCTCGACGTCTTCGGCTTCTCGGACACCACCACGGTGACCGGTACGGCCACGGCTGTGCTTCTCACCACCCCGGACGGATAGGAAGGAGGCGGCGCCATGCGTCTGCGGCAGATCATCGCCGGGCTGGGGTCGCTCGTCATCCTCATTGGACTCTTGGCCGGCGCACCCCTCGCGCTGGCCGTCTTCGCCGGCAACCCGCTGCCGGACCACGTGCCCGCGCTCGCCGAGATCGGCGACGCACTGACCAAGCCCGACGACGGGCAGCTCTTCCTCCGCACGCTGGCCGTGGTCGGGTGGCTGGGCTGGGCGACGTTCGCGCTGTCCGTACTCGTGGAGATCCCGGCGCGGGCACTGCGCATCCCCGTACCCCGGCTGCCGGGC
Coding sequences within:
- a CDS encoding pilus assembly protein TadG-related protein yields the protein MRARLGDDRGRVSIFLAVALGGMLIIIGLAYDGAGHLGALQRAHNLAAEAARAGGQSIDRAQAIEGGPTEINEAEAVAAVDAYRTAAGVSGPPPTFSTGPNGEPLIQVQVIVTYDNKFLDVFGFSDTTTVTGTATAVLLTTPDG
- a CDS encoding TadE/TadG family type IV pilus assembly protein; translation: MTKRDAGSVSVEIAVLAPAFLLLVVLAAVAGRTAIAQNAVDLAAHEAARTASLARTAATAEVQGEAAANATLAEQGLDCGNSLVVEVNTSGFAADLGEPATVTATVTCDVSLADLAMPGVPGSKTVQATYVSPLDRYRSRG